Proteins encoded together in one Undibacterium sp. CCC3.4 window:
- a CDS encoding recombinase family protein — protein MNGQRIGYIRVSTFDQNPERQLEGVQVDRSFTDKASGKDVKRPQLEALMSFARAGDTVVVHSMDRLARNLDDLRRIVQTLTQRGVHIEFVKEHLSFTGEDSPMANLMLSVMGAFAEFERSLIKERQREGIALAKQRGAYRGRKKSLSDQEIAGLRQRVDAGEKKTRLAREFGISRETLYQYLRAAE, from the coding sequence ATGAATGGACAGCGCATTGGATATATCCGGGTCAGCACCTTCGATCAGAACCCTGAACGGCAACTGGAGGGCGTCCAGGTTGACCGCTCCTTCACCGACAAGGCATCAGGCAAAGATGTCAAGCGCCCGCAATTGGAAGCTTTGATGAGCTTCGCCCGCGCTGGCGACACCGTGGTGGTGCATAGCATGGATCGCCTGGCGCGCAATCTCGACGATTTACGCCGCATCGTGCAAACGCTGACTCAACGCGGTGTGCATATCGAATTCGTCAAGGAGCATCTAAGTTTCACTGGCGAAGATTCGCCGATGGCGAATCTAATGCTGTCGGTCATGGGAGCATTTGCCGAGTTCGAGCGATCGCTGATCAAAGAACGGCAGCGCGAAGGTATCGCCCTAGCGAAACAGCGTGGTGCTTATCGTGGCCGTAAGAAATCGCTTTCAGATCAGGAAATTGCCGGTCTGAGGCAACGGGTAGATGCTGGTGAAAAGAAAACTAGACTCGCCCGAGAATTTGGCATTAGCAGGGAGACGTTGTATCAATATTTGCGAGCCGCAGAGTAA
- the rhuM gene encoding RhuM family protein, translating into MGELVIYQPDDGSKVSVRLEGNTIWLTQRQLSDMLETSTDNIGLHLKNIYASGELVETATTEDFSVVQQEGQRPVSRRTKHYNLDAIISVGYRVNSKRGTQFRQWATGVLRDHLMQGWTLDRARFQHNAAELEAALTLVRKTAQSPDMIADTGRGLVEIVSRYTQTFLLLQRYDEGLLTEPNGTEGGVMPSLDEARQSIASLKADLMFRGEASNLFGLERGDALAAILGNLDQSIFGEPAYPTIEGKAAHLLYFIIKNHPFADGNKRNGAFRFVDFLNRNNALMRDGQPVINDIGLAALALLVAESAPTQKSTMIRLIENMLASVR; encoded by the coding sequence ATGGGCGAACTTGTAATTTATCAACCGGACGATGGATCTAAAGTTTCGGTAAGGCTGGAAGGAAACACCATCTGGCTTACTCAGAGGCAACTCTCAGATATGTTAGAGACCTCAACCGATAACATTGGCTTGCATCTCAAAAACATTTATGCCAGCGGCGAACTGGTGGAGACAGCAACTACCGAGGATTTCTCGGTAGTTCAACAAGAGGGGCAACGCCCTGTTTCCAGAAGGACAAAGCATTACAACCTCGACGCCATCATTTCCGTCGGGTATCGCGTGAACTCCAAACGCGGCACACAATTTCGCCAATGGGCAACAGGCGTTCTACGCGACCATTTGATGCAAGGCTGGACGCTGGATCGCGCCCGCTTCCAACATAACGCTGCCGAACTGGAAGCGGCGCTGACGCTTGTTAGGAAGACCGCACAATCGCCCGACATGATTGCTGATACCGGGCGAGGGTTGGTCGAGATCGTTAGCCGCTATACCCAAACTTTCTTACTGTTGCAACGCTACGATGAAGGATTATTGACCGAACCCAACGGAACGGAGGGCGGTGTCATGCCGTCGCTCGATGAGGCAAGACAGTCTATCGCCAGCTTGAAAGCCGATCTCATGTTCCGTGGCGAGGCCAGCAACCTTTTTGGACTTGAACGTGGCGATGCGCTCGCGGCCATTCTCGGCAATCTCGATCAATCCATCTTCGGCGAACCTGCTTATCCGACCATCGAGGGTAAGGCAGCGCATCTCTTGTATTTCATCATCAAGAACCATCCGTTTGCCGATGGTAATAAACGTAACGGCGCGTTCCGGTTCGTCGATTTCCTGAATCGCAACAACGCACTGATGCGGGACGGGCAGCCAGTTATCAACGACATTGGGCTTGCGGCATTGGCATTGCTGGTAGCGGAATCCGCACCAACGCAAAAAAGTACTATGATCCGCTTGATTGAAAACATGCTGGCCAGTGTGCGGTAA
- a CDS encoding ATP-binding cassette domain-containing protein produces the protein MTHIACHINTLQLPFGACTVPFTFTLPAAGCTLIGRNGIGKSLLLELLAGQRRADSGKIEWLTPISWLSQFAPAQDHDCAASVADLIGWGEPLRALERIEQGSCALRFRVAG, from the coding sequence ATGACCCATATCGCATGTCATATCAACACTTTGCAGCTGCCCTTCGGCGCCTGTACGGTGCCCTTTACCTTCACTTTGCCCGCTGCGGGCTGCACCCTGATCGGCCGTAACGGCATCGGCAAGAGCCTGCTGCTGGAACTGCTGGCGGGCCAGCGCCGCGCGGATTCTGGCAAGATCGAGTGGTTGACCCCCATCAGCTGGTTGTCCCAGTTTGCACCGGCTCAAGATCATGATTGCGCAGCCAGCGTGGCCGACCTTATCGGCTGGGGCGAGCCGCTACGGGCCCTTGAGCGCATCGAGCAGGGGAGCTGCGCCCTGCGATTTCGAGTTGCTGGCTGA